A window of Sphingobacterium sp. SRCM116780 contains these coding sequences:
- a CDS encoding 3-oxoacyl-ACP synthase III family protein, producing MGASIKGIEFYLPTNKVSNKDLLAKFPDYDFDKFEKKVGIKNRYWVSEEETALDLAVKACYKLFAKIEKDQIDYVIYCTQSPEYFLPTTACILQERLGLPTNVGAFDYNLGCSGYVYGVSLAKALIESGQSEHVLLVTAETYSKYLHPDDKSNRAIFGDGATATLISKDTIDGLKKFSFGTDGSGAEKLIIKNGAGKYATNVDATLLTYGSNNHYTDNHLYMNGPEIFNFTAENIPNFTSKVLEKNDLRIDDLDYLVFHQANAFMLEFLRKRVKAEKDKFYIDLEDGGNTVSNTIPIALKRLAQKASWNGKAKVMIVGFGVGLSWAGGVIEIDTNI from the coding sequence ATGGGAGCATCAATTAAAGGAATAGAGTTTTACTTACCAACTAACAAAGTTAGTAATAAGGATCTTTTAGCGAAATTTCCAGATTATGATTTTGATAAATTTGAAAAGAAGGTTGGTATAAAGAATCGATATTGGGTGTCCGAAGAGGAAACAGCATTAGATTTAGCTGTAAAGGCGTGTTATAAGCTTTTCGCTAAGATCGAAAAGGATCAAATTGACTATGTGATTTATTGTACACAAAGTCCAGAGTACTTTTTACCAACTACGGCATGTATTTTGCAGGAAAGGCTGGGATTACCAACTAATGTTGGTGCTTTTGATTATAATTTAGGGTGTTCAGGATATGTTTATGGTGTAAGTTTAGCTAAAGCTTTGATCGAGAGTGGGCAAAGTGAACATGTTCTTCTTGTGACGGCAGAAACTTATTCTAAATATTTGCATCCAGACGATAAATCAAATAGAGCTATTTTTGGCGATGGTGCAACGGCCACATTAATATCAAAAGATACAATCGATGGTTTGAAAAAATTTTCGTTTGGTACAGATGGAAGTGGGGCAGAAAAATTAATCATCAAGAATGGTGCGGGTAAATATGCGACTAATGTGGATGCTACTTTATTAACTTATGGAAGTAATAATCATTATACGGATAACCATCTTTATATGAATGGACCTGAAATTTTTAACTTTACAGCTGAAAATATACCAAATTTCACAAGTAAAGTATTGGAAAAGAATGATTTGCGGATTGATGATTTGGATTATCTAGTGTTTCACCAAGCAAATGCTTTTATGTTGGAATTTTTAAGAAAACGTGTAAAAGCAGAAAAGGATAAATTTTATATTGATCTTGAAGATGGTGGTAATACTGTCTCCAATACCATTCCTATTGCATTAAAGAGATTAGCTCAAAAGGCATCATGGAATGGAAAAGCTAAAGTGATGATTGTCGGCTTTGGTGTGGGATTATCTTGGGCAGGAGGGGTGATTGAAATTGATACAAACATATAA
- a CDS encoding acyl carrier protein codes for MKAEIFLELLVEDLELQNPLTLASNLKELDEWDSMTAMLLIGVVSNEFGKTLTAEDIKELTTVQSLVDKIGVQHFS; via the coding sequence ATGAAAGCGGAAATTTTTTTGGAATTATTAGTAGAAGATTTGGAATTACAGAATCCCTTAACATTAGCATCTAATCTGAAAGAATTAGATGAGTGGGATTCAATGACAGCAATGTTATTAATCGGAGTTGTTTCTAATGAGTTTGGGAAAACGTTAACAGCAGAAGACATTAAAGAACTGACTACTGTTCAATCTTTGGTAGATAAAATTGGAGTTCAACATTTTTCTTAA
- a CDS encoding SDR family NAD(P)-dependent oxidoreductase, giving the protein MQELNRNILVTGATSGIGKGVVEELVKNSNNIVYGIGRDATKVESLQRHPNFRFITFDLYQIDEIENLFKSKFSDIKFSGFIHCAGIEETLPITLYNPQKVEKIFQLNVFSAIELLRFLSKKKHSVDQASFILLSSVMGELGQPGKIGYCASKSAILGLVKSLALELSKRKIRVNAVSPGIVNTPLTQLLFEQVDADNVKQIKEMHPLGVGEVDDVVGMLTFLLSDQSKWVTGQNFKVDGGYSIQ; this is encoded by the coding sequence ATGCAAGAATTAAATCGCAACATTCTTGTAACTGGTGCAACATCTGGAATTGGAAAAGGAGTTGTTGAAGAATTGGTAAAAAATTCTAACAATATTGTTTATGGTATAGGTAGAGATGCGACTAAAGTGGAATCTTTACAAAGACACCCAAATTTTAGATTCATTACATTTGACTTATACCAGATTGATGAGATTGAGAATTTATTTAAAAGTAAGTTTTCTGATATTAAATTTTCTGGGTTTATACATTGTGCGGGTATCGAAGAAACGTTACCAATTACACTTTATAATCCACAAAAAGTAGAAAAGATCTTTCAGTTAAATGTTTTCTCGGCAATTGAATTGTTACGTTTTCTTTCAAAGAAGAAACATAGTGTTGATCAAGCTAGCTTTATATTATTGTCTTCTGTAATGGGAGAGTTAGGACAACCTGGTAAAATCGGATATTGTGCCTCTAAATCAGCAATTTTAGGTTTAGTGAAATCTCTTGCTTTAGAGCTATCCAAGAGAAAGATTAGAGTTAATGCAGTATCGCCAGGAATAGTCAATACACCGCTTACTCAATTATTATTTGAACAGGTTGATGCGGATAATGTGAAGCAAATAAAAGAAATGCATCCTCTTGGTGTAGGAGAAGTGGATGATGTTGTTGGTATGTTAACGTTTTTACTATCCGATCAGTCGAAGTGGGTTACTGGTCAAAATTTCAAAGTTGATGGCGGATATTCAATACAATAA
- a CDS encoding acetyltransferase translates to MADIQYNKTTVTIIGAGGLAREVDSWITEDSTTSFEVCGFWDDNLNALDHYGCEKKVLGNLNDERISGLILIGIMDCKFKQEVYKKLELIPGVTISSYIHESVMIGLRSQIGVGVVLFPKVIVSCDVQIGKGSFVNLGTQIGHDVIVGDYVSIMPHVDLGGGVVIGDNVFIGTGATILPGIKIASNSRIGAGSVVIKSIKKEGTYFGNPAKKIF, encoded by the coding sequence ATGGCGGATATTCAATACAATAAAACAACTGTTACCATTATTGGTGCCGGCGGTTTGGCTCGAGAAGTAGATTCATGGATTACTGAAGACAGTACGACATCCTTTGAAGTTTGCGGGTTTTGGGATGATAATTTGAATGCATTAGACCATTATGGATGCGAAAAAAAAGTCTTAGGAAATCTTAATGATGAACGAATTTCAGGATTGATATTGATTGGTATTATGGACTGTAAATTTAAGCAAGAAGTTTATAAAAAACTTGAATTAATCCCAGGGGTTACGATTTCATCTTATATTCACGAATCTGTTATGATTGGATTAAGGTCTCAAATAGGGGTAGGCGTTGTCTTATTTCCTAAAGTGATTGTATCATGTGATGTGCAAATTGGAAAAGGTAGTTTTGTGAATTTAGGCACACAAATTGGTCATGATGTCATCGTTGGCGATTACGTCAGTATTATGCCACATGTTGATCTCGGAGGCGGGGTTGTCATTGGTGACAATGTGTTTATTGGTACTGGTGCTACAATTTTACCAGGTATTAAAATTGCATCAAATTCAAGAATTGGAGCTGGGTCTGTTGTAATTAAATCTATAAAAAAGGAGGGAACCTATTTTGGAAATCCTGCTAAGAAAATATTTTGA
- a CDS encoding DegT/DnrJ/EryC1/StrS family aminotransferase → MKNKIWLSSPHMGGGELKYIHEAFDANWVAPLGPNVNGLEQDLATFLNENVQVAALSAGTAALHLALIECGVRAGDEVICQSMTFSASANPIAYQGATPVFIDSEKDTWNLCPVALEDGIKDRISKGKKPKAIIAVHLYGMPFKVDEVMAVANRYDIPVIEDAAEALGSTYKGKSCGTFGRFGVLSFNGNKIITTSGGGALVCHSEEDKEKAVFLSTQARDDAPHYQHSHIGYNYRMSNICAGIGRGQMEVLKSRVDARRKMCDFYVDLFKNVEGIDVFVAPNADYYSNHWLSAITIDAAKIGITREDLRLALLAENIESRPLWKPMHLQPVFEGAPYYGGKIAEKLFENGLCLPSGSNLSEDERTRITDSIQNTLKK, encoded by the coding sequence ATGAAAAATAAAATATGGCTATCTTCGCCACATATGGGAGGAGGAGAGTTGAAGTACATCCATGAAGCATTTGATGCAAATTGGGTAGCACCACTAGGTCCTAATGTAAATGGACTCGAACAAGATCTCGCAACATTTTTAAATGAAAATGTACAAGTAGCAGCACTTTCAGCTGGCACTGCAGCACTACATCTGGCTTTAATAGAATGTGGTGTAAGAGCTGGTGATGAGGTAATTTGTCAGTCCATGACTTTCTCTGCATCGGCAAATCCCATTGCCTATCAAGGTGCCACACCAGTTTTTATAGATTCTGAAAAAGATACTTGGAACTTGTGTCCCGTTGCTTTGGAAGATGGTATTAAAGATAGAATCTCTAAAGGAAAAAAACCAAAAGCTATTATCGCTGTACATTTGTACGGAATGCCATTCAAAGTAGATGAGGTAATGGCTGTTGCAAATCGATATGATATCCCTGTTATTGAAGATGCAGCAGAAGCATTAGGTTCTACATACAAAGGAAAATCTTGTGGTACTTTTGGAAGATTCGGTGTATTAAGTTTTAATGGAAATAAAATTATCACAACATCAGGAGGGGGTGCATTAGTCTGCCATTCTGAAGAGGATAAAGAAAAAGCAGTTTTTTTATCAACGCAAGCTCGCGATGATGCCCCTCATTATCAACACTCACATATTGGCTATAATTACCGTATGTCCAACATCTGTGCAGGAATTGGTCGTGGACAAATGGAAGTGTTAAAATCGCGTGTGGATGCTCGTCGTAAAATGTGTGATTTTTACGTTGACTTGTTTAAAAATGTGGAGGGTATTGATGTTTTTGTAGCTCCAAATGCAGATTATTATTCCAATCATTGGCTATCTGCAATAACGATTGACGCAGCAAAGATTGGAATAACTAGAGAAGATCTAAGATTGGCTCTTTTAGCTGAAAATATCGAATCCCGTCCATTATGGAAACCAATGCATCTGCAGCCTGTTTTTGAAGGTGCACCTTATTATGGAGGTAAAATTGCTGAGAAATTATTTGAAAATGGATTATGTTTACCTTCTGGATCTAATTTGTCCGAAGATGAGCGAACTAGAATCACAGATAGTATTCAAAATACCTTAAAGAAATAG
- a CDS encoding polysaccharide biosynthesis/export family protein, translated as MNNIHFRILNVFLILGVILSMSSCGSRKNMVYFQPDSSIINTVYQQSVPKIQPDDILTISVTAADPKVTAPFNLTSAMSNSNMTQQTDLALRPTYTVDNDGDIIFPMLGKVHIGGLTRLEAIEVLRKRLSTYINEPGVNMNFNNFRISVLGEVARPGSFIMPTERVSILEALGMAGDMTIRGVRSNVVVIREVNGTKTINRLDLTKQDVLNSPFYYLAQNDVVYIEPNKSQINNSKLGANTNIIISIAGLLITVISVLTR; from the coding sequence ATGAATAACATCCATTTTCGAATTTTGAATGTTTTTCTAATCCTAGGAGTCATTCTGTCAATGAGCTCATGTGGAAGTAGGAAAAATATGGTCTATTTTCAACCTGATTCTTCAATAATTAATACCGTTTATCAACAGTCTGTTCCTAAAATCCAACCCGATGATATTCTCACGATATCTGTAACAGCTGCTGATCCCAAAGTGACTGCCCCATTCAATTTGACAAGTGCTATGTCCAACAGTAATATGACGCAACAAACAGATCTAGCTTTGAGACCAACATATACTGTTGACAATGATGGTGATATAATTTTCCCAATGTTAGGCAAAGTTCATATAGGAGGGTTAACTCGTTTAGAAGCTATTGAAGTTCTCCGAAAAAGATTAAGCACTTATATTAATGAACCTGGTGTAAATATGAACTTTAATAATTTTAGAATATCAGTTTTAGGAGAAGTGGCACGTCCAGGGTCATTTATTATGCCAACTGAACGAGTTTCTATTTTAGAGGCTTTAGGAATGGCTGGTGATATGACCATTCGAGGAGTAAGAAGTAATGTTGTTGTAATTAGAGAAGTAAATGGTACGAAAACTATCAATCGGTTAGATTTAACAAAACAGGATGTTCTGAATTCGCCTTTTTATTATTTAGCACAAAATGATGTGGTATATATTGAACCTAATAAATCTCAGATTAATAATTCTAAATTAGGAGCAAATACAAATATTATAATTTCGATTGCAGGGCTTCTTATTACCGTAATTTCAGTACTGACACGTTAA
- a CDS encoding GumC family protein, giving the protein MEKTNNIQIKEENEESINLRQLFEQYAYYWKWFVLSVIIALVAGFFYLRYAQKNYSVNAKILLKDEKSGTGELAGLTELAGLTGISGTPAFVSDQIDVFGSRRLMRKVIDKNQLYITYFNKGNLKTTETVAKKSPFNITPITNQDSINFSLSITVLDGNKLSVTDVSSGTKRECSFGTPIKIAGKDFVFRRNTSVKLIEGNKFDVIIRPKNIVIDDLLSSINITPNKEKQSYIVNFSMVSPTKEKAELILNSLVGVYNEDVTNDKMRMTRATSDFINNRLMLISKDLSGADQKVADYKSSNSMVDMGAEAGTYLSSATDNDKKVLEYKTQLELVNHMNSFLKKEGKNGLIPSNIGLEDASITASIETYNKLVLERDDLLKSASNENPAVIALNESIEESNRNIRQSFENYRKVTEMALNSMQGKSNEIQGKINRIPNQEQGFKQISRQQQIVESLYLLLLQKREENEIKSAATPDNLKVIDTAYGSNIPVSPKRSIVLLGALILGLLIPFAIIYLKFLLDNKVHSRKDIEDALNAPILGEVPSSEHPIIQDNDRSSLAEAFRILRTNMSFMLGVKKNESKVIFVTSTTSGEGKSFVTTNLAKILSMSGKKVLLIGADIRSPKVLDYLGLSHLQHTNVGITQYLINPDMDIDNTIIKKPGNYNFDIIYSGYIAPNPAELLMNGHFDDVVEYGRQHYDYVLVDTAPVSLVTDTLLIAHNADLTIYVSRANYLDKRLLNVPKELYEEGKLKNMAMVINDVDFARGYGYGYGYGYGYGDQDKKESRWKKDLKKFFTLFSRK; this is encoded by the coding sequence ATGGAGAAAACTAATAATATTCAAATTAAAGAAGAAAACGAAGAGTCAATTAACCTTCGACAGCTTTTTGAACAATATGCCTATTACTGGAAATGGTTTGTTTTAAGTGTCATAATTGCACTTGTTGCTGGCTTTTTCTATTTGCGTTATGCACAGAAAAATTATAGTGTTAATGCCAAAATCTTATTGAAAGATGAAAAGTCAGGTACTGGTGAATTAGCAGGATTGACCGAATTAGCTGGTTTAACTGGAATTAGTGGTACGCCAGCTTTTGTTTCTGATCAAATAGATGTTTTTGGTTCTAGACGGTTGATGCGTAAGGTGATCGATAAGAATCAACTATACATCACATATTTTAATAAGGGAAATTTGAAAACTACTGAAACAGTAGCAAAAAAATCTCCTTTCAATATTACTCCAATAACGAATCAGGATAGCATTAACTTCAGCTTATCAATAACTGTTCTAGATGGAAATAAATTGTCTGTTACGGATGTGTCATCTGGAACAAAAAGAGAATGTAGTTTTGGAACTCCAATTAAAATAGCAGGAAAGGATTTTGTATTTCGTCGAAACACAAGCGTAAAATTAATTGAAGGAAATAAATTTGATGTGATTATTCGGCCTAAAAATATTGTCATTGACGATCTTTTATCTTCAATAAATATTACACCGAATAAAGAAAAACAATCTTATATTGTGAATTTTAGTATGGTTTCTCCTACAAAAGAGAAAGCAGAATTAATTTTAAACTCTTTAGTAGGTGTTTACAATGAAGATGTTACGAATGATAAGATGAGAATGACACGTGCGACGTCCGATTTTATTAATAATCGTCTTATGCTGATTAGCAAAGACTTATCAGGTGCAGATCAAAAGGTTGCTGATTATAAATCTTCGAATTCCATGGTAGATATGGGAGCGGAAGCTGGTACTTATTTAAGTTCGGCAACAGATAATGATAAAAAGGTTTTAGAGTATAAAACACAATTGGAATTGGTAAACCACATGAATAGCTTCTTAAAAAAAGAAGGAAAGAATGGTTTGATACCATCCAATATTGGTTTAGAAGATGCTTCTATTACAGCCTCTATTGAGACTTATAATAAATTAGTGTTAGAACGTGATGATCTGTTGAAATCAGCATCCAATGAAAACCCTGCAGTGATTGCCTTGAATGAAAGTATTGAAGAAAGTAATCGCAATATTCGTCAATCTTTTGAAAATTACCGTAAAGTAACGGAGATGGCATTAAATAGTATGCAGGGAAAATCAAACGAAATTCAAGGTAAAATTAATCGGATTCCAAATCAAGAACAAGGTTTTAAGCAGATTTCTCGACAACAACAGATTGTTGAATCCTTATATCTCCTATTGCTGCAAAAGCGGGAAGAAAACGAAATCAAATCAGCAGCAACACCAGATAATTTAAAGGTGATTGATACGGCCTATGGTTCGAATATTCCAGTGTCACCTAAAAGAAGTATTGTTTTATTAGGAGCACTGATACTGGGACTACTTATCCCTTTTGCTATTATTTATCTGAAATTCTTGTTGGATAATAAGGTTCACTCACGTAAAGATATCGAGGATGCATTGAATGCACCTATATTAGGAGAAGTGCCAAGCTCAGAGCATCCAATTATTCAAGATAATGATCGCTCTTCTCTTGCAGAGGCTTTCCGTATCTTGAGGACTAATATGTCCTTTATGTTAGGAGTTAAAAAGAATGAATCGAAAGTGATCTTTGTTACGTCAACAACATCAGGAGAAGGTAAATCGTTTGTGACGACTAATTTGGCTAAGATATTAAGTATGTCGGGTAAAAAAGTACTTTTGATTGGGGCAGATATTCGTAGCCCTAAAGTATTGGATTATCTTGGATTATCTCATTTACAACATACTAATGTGGGAATTACCCAATATCTGATCAACCCCGATATGGATATTGACAATACGATCATTAAAAAACCGGGTAATTATAATTTTGATATCATCTATTCGGGTTACATTGCCCCTAATCCAGCAGAGTTGCTGATGAATGGTCATTTTGATGATGTGGTCGAATATGGGCGTCAGCATTATGATTATGTATTGGTCGATACCGCACCCGTAAGTCTGGTAACAGATACGCTATTGATTGCTCATAATGCGGATTTGACGATCTATGTCTCTCGTGCGAATTACCTTGATAAACGCCTGTTGAATGTTCCGAAAGAATTGTACGAAGAGGGTAAGTTGAAGAATATGGCTATGGTGATTAATGACGTGGATTTTGCAAGAGGCTATGGTTACGGTTATGGTTATGGCTACGGTTATGGAGATCAAGATAAAAAAGAGTCTCGCTGGAAGAAAGATTTGAAAAAGTTTTTTACTTTATTTTCAAGGAAGTAA
- a CDS encoding tyrosine-protein phosphatase, which produces MGFFSNIFKGKPKDSKLRVLGKLAFLEVDMHNHILPGIDDGSQSIEQSIDLLKGLNRMGFDKFICTPHIMDGMYPNNRQIIQQTKEKLQKELNERTDATTLFAAAEHMIDDNLERLVQNNELCVMPGGYVLIEMSYLQESKALFQTILDIQNLGYQPILAHPERYNYYHYNFNVYKQIKDAGCLLQLNLLSISRYYGVEVKSAALTMIKSGMYDFVGTDLHHERHLTALENVVAKYPIRELLQTCPILNPTLVDHINNQNNIIATG; this is translated from the coding sequence ATGGGTTTTTTTTCAAATATATTTAAAGGTAAGCCGAAAGATTCTAAATTGAGAGTACTAGGCAAATTGGCTTTTTTAGAAGTCGATATGCACAATCATATCTTACCTGGTATTGATGATGGTAGCCAATCAATAGAACAGTCTATTGATCTATTGAAAGGATTGAATCGGATGGGCTTTGATAAGTTTATCTGTACACCACATATTATGGATGGTATGTATCCTAATAATCGTCAGATTATTCAACAAACCAAAGAGAAGCTACAAAAAGAGTTAAATGAAAGAACCGATGCGACAACTCTCTTTGCTGCAGCTGAGCATATGATTGATGATAATTTAGAAAGATTAGTGCAGAATAACGAGCTTTGTGTGATGCCTGGAGGTTATGTATTAATTGAGATGTCTTATCTTCAAGAATCTAAAGCATTATTTCAAACGATTTTGGATATTCAGAATTTAGGTTATCAACCTATTCTTGCTCATCCAGAGCGTTATAATTATTATCATTATAATTTTAATGTCTATAAACAGATTAAAGATGCAGGTTGTTTATTACAATTGAACTTATTATCTATAAGCCGTTATTATGGTGTAGAAGTTAAATCTGCGGCTTTAACGATGATCAAATCTGGGATGTACGATTTTGTAGGTACGGATTTGCACCATGAGCGCCATTTGACAGCTTTGGAAAATGTTGTTGCAAAATATCCTATTCGAGAACTGTTACAAACATGCCCGATCTTAAATCCAACTTTAGTGGATCATATTAATAATCAAAATAATATTATAGCAACAGGCTAA
- a CDS encoding fimbrillin family protein encodes MKTRIKKLQNTLFILLMIALLGSIQSCQKETSDSTSSTGAIVNINMLAAETSEEYDLPTTNSTNPSSLNAQLVLDSTIAFAKGNTIDVKLNNNTSSENETKLLASTNKAASQIVNTVLVKGIQYKLLVYDSNGNFVVEKNYTYGNEAQTPGVPLDAGKTYTFVVYSINSTTTAPTTSNQANLSTATIANVSADLMYFKNTIKLNWGNNNLNVILKHQFSQVTTVLHMDPNMTGNINAIIAAVAKPTRTGANLRLADGSITYNTVNTAGANIIFPSLGTGVRQVTSSPTLLINPVENAGTINLGSITIDGETKINFPISGLKIKPGSRYTLDLTFKTCTQDVAGADGLDWNYPEVILGGKKGTMIDNVFYVNGTTISKTITAPGADYGFVFDIVDMDNAFNMEVNGVKLATQEIQFQKVGGSSIQNIKFADGSIYEGVNAAGGSNIGAIYNLQGTTLKPLVKVVISRTGVVTMFGSKTSGGTLYPLVLTNGNTFNTFPWNSSIVGTNTVKITQLVDGRTVLKGYGSGKKKISCSTGG; translated from the coding sequence ATGAAAACTAGAATAAAAAAACTGCAAAACACCCTATTTATACTATTGATGATAGCACTTTTAGGCAGTATACAATCTTGTCAAAAGGAAACAAGTGATAGCACATCTTCCACTGGTGCCATCGTCAATATTAATATGCTTGCTGCTGAAACTTCTGAAGAATATGATTTACCCACCACGAATAGCACCAATCCTTCTTCCTTAAATGCACAACTGGTCCTGGATAGTACCATAGCCTTTGCTAAGGGTAATACCATTGACGTAAAATTAAATAATAATACCAGCTCTGAAAATGAGACTAAATTGTTAGCATCAACCAATAAAGCAGCTTCCCAAATCGTCAATACCGTATTGGTTAAGGGTATTCAATATAAATTATTGGTTTACGATAGTAACGGAAATTTTGTTGTCGAAAAAAATTACACCTACGGCAATGAGGCTCAAACACCAGGTGTACCCCTAGATGCTGGTAAAACCTATACTTTTGTCGTTTATTCCATCAATAGCACCACGACCGCTCCTACAACAAGTAATCAAGCTAATCTGTCAACCGCAACTATTGCCAATGTAAGTGCAGATCTGATGTACTTTAAAAATACGATTAAGCTAAATTGGGGAAACAATAACCTGAATGTTATATTAAAGCATCAGTTCAGTCAGGTTACCACGGTTCTACACATGGATCCCAATATGACAGGTAATATTAACGCCATCATTGCCGCCGTTGCCAAACCAACCAGGACAGGTGCAAATCTGAGGCTTGCCGATGGTTCCATTACCTATAATACCGTAAACACGGCAGGTGCCAATATCATCTTCCCTAGCTTGGGAACTGGAGTGCGTCAAGTCACAAGTAGCCCCACTTTATTGATCAATCCTGTTGAAAACGCAGGTACTATAAATTTGGGCAGCATTACGATAGACGGTGAGACAAAGATCAATTTTCCCATAAGTGGTTTGAAAATAAAACCAGGAAGTCGTTATACATTAGATCTTACATTCAAAACCTGCACACAAGATGTAGCGGGTGCAGATGGTTTGGACTGGAATTATCCAGAAGTTATCCTGGGTGGTAAAAAGGGGACTATGATTGATAATGTTTTCTATGTGAATGGGACAACAATAAGTAAAACCATTACTGCGCCAGGGGCAGATTATGGATTTGTATTTGACATTGTTGATATGGACAATGCTTTTAACATGGAAGTGAATGGTGTTAAGTTAGCGACTCAAGAAATACAGTTTCAAAAAGTTGGGGGATCCTCAATCCAGAACATCAAATTTGCTGACGGAAGTATTTATGAAGGTGTCAATGCAGCTGGAGGATCAAATATAGGAGCTATCTATAATTTACAGGGCACCACATTAAAGCCCTTAGTAAAAGTTGTTATCAGTAGAACAGGGGTAGTAACGATGTTTGGGAGCAAAACTTCTGGAGGTACTTTATATCCATTGGTATTAACGAATGGCAATACATTTAATACTTTTCCATGGAATAGTAGTATTGTTGGTACAAATACAGTTAAAATAACACAACTAGTGGACGGAAGAACCGTATTAAAAGGATATGGATCTGGAAAGAAAAAGATCAGCTGTTCTACAGGGGGTTAA
- a CDS encoding sialidase family protein: MAFAKARVDHVGNFGNVDIVYKISRYNGKSWCRLQVAVDNDNLQVGNLAPAVDLLDTRYPNSCLLIF, translated from the coding sequence ATGGCATTTGCCAAAGCTAGGGTAGACCATGTTGGTAATTTTGGAAATGTAGATATTGTCTATAAAATTAGCAGATATAACGGCAAGTCTTGGTGTAGACTGCAAGTCGCAGTGGATAATGATAATCTGCAGGTTGGCAATCTAGCTCCAGCGGTCGATCTCTTAGATACTCGGTATCCAAATAGTTGTTTACTGATATTCTAA